The genomic window CCACAGCCGAGCCAAAGCTTGCCCGTCGGTGAACAGCCTGGAGGTGTTCCCGATCCAGGGGTTCACCCGCCCACCACATCCGCCAGCATCAACCCCTCCAGGGGCTTGTCCCGCCACCCCGCGGCCAGCCGCGGATCGGGCGCCAGCAGCAGTCGATCGAGCAAGGGTGCCAGCGGCGTGCGGGCCGGCTCCACCAGCAGCACGTGGCGGGGCAACTGGTTTTCCGTGGACGTGGCCAGCGGGCCCGTCCAGTCCAGCGCCTGCAGCGCGTCCAGCACCGGGCGCAGCGCCAGCGGATCGACCTGCAGGCGCCGCGCCAGCTCGGGCTGCGTCAGCCCGCCCTCGGCCGCGCCGCGCGCCTGCGCCAGCGCCCGCAGCGCCTCGCAGGCCAGCTGAAACTCCCAGCCCGGCCCGCTGGCGCGCCGCACCGGGCCGCCCAGCAGGCTGGGCAGGTAGGCGGCGATCACCGCGCCCCACAGCACGATCAGCCAGCCCAGGTCGATCCACAGCAGCAGGATGGGCAGGGTGGCGAAGGTGCCGTAGATGACCGAGTAGGTCGGCACGCTCGTCAGGTACCAGCCCAGCGCCTGCCGCGCCAGGCCCAGGCACACGGTGACGAACAGCGCGCCCACGGCGGCATGCGGCCAGCGCACCGGCGTGTTGGGCACGTAGCGGTACAGCAGGGTGAAGGCGCCGGTGGTCAACAGGAACTGCAGCGCGGCCAGCGCAAAACCCACCCCGCCCGGCAGATGCGGCAGCCAGCCGCGCGCGGCCGTGACCACGTAGGAGGTGATGGCCAGGCTGGCGGCCAGCACCAGCGGGCCCAGCGTGAGCGCGGCCCAGTACACCAGCACGCGCTGGCCCAGCGGCCGCCGGCTGCTGGCGCGCCAGATCTGGTTGAAGGTCTTGTCGATGGTCAGCAGCAGCGACACGGCGGTGACCACCAGGCCGGCGAAGCCCGCCGCCCCCAGCTGGCTGGCCTTGCCGGCAAACTGCGCCAGGTAGCCGGTGACGTTGGCGGCGATGCCGGGCGGGATCAGGCTGCCCTCCAGCCACTGCTGCAGCGCGCCTTGCAGGTGGGCGAAGGCCG from Burkholderiaceae bacterium includes these protein-coding regions:
- a CDS encoding YihY family inner membrane protein, which translates into the protein MLGSRLGARLRRAAAQVADFPLYPTLLTLWQRLLQDRLGLTASSLTFTTVLALVPFFAVALSVFTAFPAFAHLQGALQQWLEGSLIPPGIAANVTGYLAQFAGKASQLGAAGFAGLVVTAVSLLLTIDKTFNQIWRASSRRPLGQRVLVYWAALTLGPLVLAASLAITSYVVTAARGWLPHLPGGVGFALAALQFLLTTGAFTLLYRYVPNTPVRWPHAAVGALFVTVCLGLARQALGWYLTSVPTYSVIYGTFATLPILLLWIDLGWLIVLWGAVIAAYLPSLLGGPVRRASGPGWEFQLACEALRALAQARGAAEGGLTQPELARRLQVDPLALRPVLDALQALDWTGPLATSTENQLPRHVLLVEPARTPLAPLLDRLLLAPDPRLAAGWRDKPLEGLMLADVVGG